A genomic stretch from Anoplopoma fimbria isolate UVic2021 breed Golden Eagle Sablefish chromosome 8, Afim_UVic_2022, whole genome shotgun sequence includes:
- the dbt gene encoding lipoamide acyltransferase component of branched-chain alpha-keto acid dehydrogenase complex, mitochondrial, which yields MAAVTRGSFSALRQLLTHQYRRRCFRLQNFRTNRTVQPLSFRCGTNLQMFSSRTLHSSTGSRGPIVSFKLSDIGEGIMEVTVKEWYVKEGDKVSQFDSICEVQSDKASVTITSRYDGVIKKLYYDVDATALVGKPLVDIETESSSEVIQEEDVVETPAMAQEEHTHQEIKGLKTQATPAVRRLAMENNIKLSEVVGTGRDGRILKEDILNFLAKQTGAIIPPTLFQEIQTPAPPPAAAAARPVSTTAAIKAPPTTPRPVFTGKDVTEPLKGFHRAMVKTMTAALKIPHFGYCDEVDMSRLVALRAELRPLAEGRGVKLSYMPFFIKAASMGLLHFPILNSSLDEGCQNITYKASHNIGLAMDTIQGLLVPNVKNVQLLSVFDIAQELNRLQTLGAAGQLGTNEMTGGTFTLSNIGSIGGTYTKPVILPPEVAIGALGKLQVLPRFDAGGQVVRAHIMNVSWSADHRIIDGATMCRFSNLWREYLENPASMLLDLK from the exons ATGGCGGCGGTGACCAGAGGCTCCTTCAGCGCGCTCAGACAGCTG ctgaccCATCAGTACCGACGTCGATGTTTCCGACTGCAGAACTTCAGAACCAACAGAACCGTTCAGCCTCTGAGCTTCAGATGTGGGACAAACCTCCAGATGTTCAGCAGCAGGACGCTGCACTCGTCCACCG GGAGTCGAGGACCAATCGTCTCGTTCAAACTGTCCGACATCGGAGAGGGAATCATGGAGGTGACGGTGAAGGAGTG gtACGTGAAGGAGGGGGACAAGGTTTCTCAGTTCGACAGTATCTGTGAAGTTCAGAGCGACAAGGCGTCCGTCACCATCACCAGCCGCTACGACGGAGTCATCAAGAAGCTCTACTACGACGTGGACGCCACGGCTTTAGTGGGAAAACCACTGGTGGACATCGAGACCGAGTCCAGTTCAG AGGTGATCCAGGAGGAGGACGTGGTGGAGACGCCCGCCATGGCTCAAGAAGAACACACCCACCAGGAGATCAAAGGTCTCAAGACTCAGGCCACGCCCGCCGTCAGGCGCCTCGCCATGGAGAACAAC ATTAAGCTCAGTGAGGTGGTGGGGACCGGGAGAGACGGACGGATCTTGAAGGAGGACATCCTGAACTTCCTGGCGAAGCAGACCGGAGCCATCATTCCTCCGACCCTGTTCCAGGAGATCCAGACTCCGGctccgccccctgctgctgctgctgccaggccCGTGAGCACCACGGCAGCCATCAAAGCTCCTCCCACCACACCCAGACCTGTGTTCACCGGGAAGGACGTCACCGAGCCCCTGAAAG GTTTCCACAGGGCGATGGTGAAGACGATGACGGCGGCGCTGAAGATCCCTCACTTCGGTTACTGTGACGAGGTGGACATGAGCCGCCTGGTGGCTCTGAGGGCCGAACTCCGACCCCTGGCTGAAGGTCGCGGGGTCAAACTGAGCTACATGCCCTTCTTCATCAAG GCTGCCTCCATGGGTCTCCTCCACTTTCCCATCCTCAACTCCTCATTGGACGAAGGCTGCCAGAACATCACGTACAAG GCGTCTCATAACATCGGCCTGGCGATGGACACCATTCAGGGTCTGCTGGTTCCCAACGTGAAGAACGTTCAGCTGCTCAGTGTGTTCGATATCGCTCAGGAGTTAAACCGCCTGCAGACGCTCGGCGCCGCAGGGCAGCTGGGAACCAACGAGATGACTGGAGGAACCTTCACCCTGTCCAACATCGGATCA ATTGGAGGGACGTACACCAAACCGGTCATTCTTCCTCCTGAAGTCGCCATCGGAGCTCTGGGAAAACTCCAG GTTCTTCCTCGGTTCGACGCCGGTGGTCAGGTGGTTAGAGCTCACATCATGAACGTCAGCTGGTCGGCGGATCATCGCATCATCGATGGAGCCACCATGTGTCGGTTCTCCAACCTGTGGAGGGAGTACCTGGAGAATCCGGCCAGCATGCTGCTGGACCTCAAATAG